The following coding sequences lie in one Alloacidobacterium dinghuense genomic window:
- a CDS encoding TonB-dependent receptor, with amino-acid sequence MTDKLLKSKLLYGTVALFLVLLGLQNRALAQVTYATVHGTVTDSSGAVVPNATVTAINTSTGIKTTVTSDSQGYYTMPQLQIGGPYTVTVHAAGFEDFQTSGLTLHLNDNRDVPAQLQIGAASQTVQVQAAAVQVETADTQLKQVVTSQQIETMPLLGRDASGLQKLQPGSVESSDRFGNYSANGSQTQSNSFLLDGADINDGPLQTEGIAVNPDALAEENIVTSTLNPEFARNSGAIVNQTIKSGANHFHGSAFYFYRDTFLNNGNYFSQTRPPYHQNLYGATIGGPVIKDKLFFFLGYQGYRRRTGSTTLAPVFNTSQIGGDFSGDNNLASSGANNATGLSTNPIPFAINGCPAGTPWNTCFPGGTVQLAQSQYNSISQNLLNKFVPAPNEVRNGVSYYNFNSPNTGAADQGVIRLDYHPTNNDSIWGSSVFQSNPDTRTLSFGGSDLPGFGMNNARHFKLFMASWTHTFSSTTLNELRAGYFRFNYADVEPATVVDPATYGFNIVPNSAQSSLPLISVAGLNNNPLGLSFLGFSNEGPQPRKDTNLSGADNFTKIVGNHSLKFGVSIEQFVVNNPYSANNNGNYTFNGAGPYSSGDPILDFVLGVPDQYAQTSGSAIDARSYEYYAYGQDSWKITNDLTLNYGLAWDVETPNSNHQFGGLGINCWTPGSETSQAFPGGPPGLTFPTDPGCNKAGGPTTRWDHFGPRLGFAWSPSSGPEKLIGPQGSHEFALRGGFGLYYNRDAEEGQLQNLSDPPWLKNSFGAGDFGGSPGFANPFTDVAGNGSEPNPFPYVRPSPGATLNWPNYSGLDISTYPKNYSVPYVYNYNLNIQRAISPTMVMQIGYVGSMGRKLVRAYEGDPITAAGHAACLADATCTAGRARLHQDYPQYFTQPATVPGTTIPWYLSVGQQHTDGASSYNSLQASLTKGPSHGLAFTLAYTFSHGLDNGSGLESSGFNGATVNTFPGFQYLAYGDSDYDARHRFVASYDYEIPIFASWKNNLIAREALSGWHLTGVTALQTGFPVTITNSGTFNSLYCDQYTYYSCPDNVETSTFSVKSLDVRKTGNWFDNSIFSQEPVGAFGNAKRNFFHGPGFNYTNLELAKNFPLGAEGQRYIQLRLESFNAFNHANFSNPDANFTDGAQFGAVQSVVGASTADVNADPQPGRAVQLAAKFYF; translated from the coding sequence ATGACCGATAAATTATTGAAATCAAAATTATTGTATGGAACAGTCGCCTTGTTTCTGGTCCTTCTTGGACTCCAGAATCGGGCCTTGGCGCAGGTCACATACGCCACCGTTCACGGCACGGTAACTGATTCCAGTGGTGCTGTCGTTCCCAACGCGACAGTGACGGCAATCAATACCAGCACAGGTATTAAGACAACAGTAACGAGCGATAGCCAGGGCTACTACACCATGCCCCAATTGCAGATCGGTGGCCCCTACACCGTTACGGTCCACGCTGCCGGCTTCGAGGACTTTCAGACCTCCGGCCTCACCCTGCATCTGAATGACAATCGCGACGTTCCGGCCCAACTTCAGATCGGTGCCGCCTCGCAGACCGTCCAAGTGCAGGCTGCAGCCGTCCAGGTTGAAACTGCGGACACGCAGCTCAAGCAGGTCGTCACCAGCCAGCAGATTGAGACCATGCCGCTCCTTGGCCGCGACGCATCCGGTCTTCAGAAGCTCCAGCCGGGTAGTGTCGAATCCAGCGATCGCTTCGGAAACTATTCCGCCAACGGCAGCCAGACGCAGAGCAACTCCTTCCTGCTCGATGGCGCTGATATCAATGATGGCCCACTCCAGACCGAAGGCATCGCCGTCAATCCAGACGCGCTGGCCGAAGAGAACATCGTCACCAGCACCCTGAACCCGGAGTTCGCCCGCAATAGCGGAGCCATCGTCAACCAGACCATCAAGTCAGGCGCCAACCACTTCCACGGCAGCGCCTTCTACTTCTATCGCGATACGTTTCTGAACAATGGAAACTACTTCTCGCAGACACGTCCGCCCTATCACCAGAACCTCTACGGCGCCACAATTGGCGGCCCGGTCATTAAGGACAAGCTCTTCTTCTTCCTTGGCTATCAGGGATATCGCCGCAGAACCGGTTCAACTACGCTGGCTCCGGTCTTCAATACATCGCAGATTGGCGGAGACTTCAGCGGTGACAATAACCTCGCCAGCAGCGGTGCGAACAACGCCACAGGCCTGTCCACAAACCCGATACCTTTTGCGATCAACGGTTGCCCCGCGGGAACTCCCTGGAATACCTGCTTCCCGGGTGGAACGGTGCAGCTCGCGCAATCCCAATACAATTCCATCTCACAGAATCTGCTGAATAAATTTGTCCCCGCGCCCAATGAAGTTCGCAACGGTGTCTCGTACTACAACTTCAACTCTCCAAATACCGGCGCGGCAGATCAGGGTGTCATCCGTCTCGACTACCACCCCACGAACAACGATTCCATCTGGGGATCGAGCGTCTTCCAGTCCAATCCTGATACGAGAACACTGAGCTTTGGTGGATCCGACCTGCCCGGGTTTGGCATGAACAATGCCCGCCACTTCAAGCTCTTCATGGCTTCCTGGACCCATACATTTAGCTCGACAACACTGAATGAACTGCGTGCAGGCTACTTCCGCTTCAACTATGCCGACGTTGAGCCGGCAACGGTTGTCGATCCGGCAACCTACGGCTTCAACATCGTTCCCAACTCTGCGCAATCGAGCCTGCCTCTCATCAGCGTGGCAGGTCTCAACAACAACCCCTTGGGCCTGAGCTTCCTTGGTTTCAGCAATGAAGGTCCTCAGCCGCGCAAGGACACGAATCTTTCTGGGGCCGACAACTTCACCAAAATCGTTGGCAACCACAGCCTGAAGTTCGGTGTGTCGATCGAGCAGTTTGTGGTAAACAACCCTTACTCCGCCAACAACAACGGCAACTACACCTTCAACGGTGCCGGACCATATAGCTCAGGCGACCCGATCCTCGACTTCGTCCTTGGCGTGCCCGACCAATACGCGCAGACCTCTGGCAGTGCCATCGATGCCAGATCGTATGAGTACTATGCCTATGGGCAGGACAGCTGGAAGATCACCAACGATCTCACCCTTAACTACGGCTTGGCATGGGATGTAGAGACTCCGAACAGCAACCACCAGTTCGGTGGTCTTGGTATCAACTGCTGGACTCCGGGATCGGAAACCTCTCAGGCCTTCCCCGGTGGCCCTCCAGGCCTTACCTTCCCGACCGACCCGGGCTGCAACAAAGCAGGCGGCCCCACCACCAGGTGGGATCACTTCGGTCCGCGCCTCGGCTTTGCCTGGTCGCCGTCTTCCGGCCCCGAGAAGCTGATCGGTCCTCAGGGTTCGCATGAGTTCGCCCTGCGCGGCGGCTTCGGTCTCTACTACAACCGCGACGCCGAAGAAGGTCAGTTGCAGAACCTCAGCGATCCGCCGTGGCTCAAGAACTCCTTCGGTGCAGGCGATTTCGGCGGCAGCCCAGGCTTTGCAAATCCCTTCACAGACGTAGCCGGAAATGGTTCCGAGCCTAACCCGTTCCCCTATGTCCGCCCCAGCCCAGGTGCGACGCTGAACTGGCCGAACTATTCCGGACTGGATATCAGCACATATCCGAAAAACTATTCTGTACCGTACGTTTACAACTACAACTTGAACATTCAGCGCGCCATCTCCCCCACCATGGTCATGCAGATCGGCTATGTTGGCTCGATGGGCCGGAAGCTGGTCCGCGCGTATGAGGGCGATCCCATCACCGCGGCTGGCCATGCAGCCTGCCTCGCCGATGCGACATGCACTGCGGGCCGGGCTCGCCTCCACCAAGACTACCCGCAGTACTTTACGCAGCCTGCGACCGTCCCGGGCACGACCATACCTTGGTACTTGAGCGTCGGCCAGCAACACACTGACGGTGCCTCAAGCTACAATTCCCTGCAGGCCAGCCTCACCAAGGGTCCGAGCCATGGATTGGCCTTCACCCTCGCTTACACCTTCAGCCACGGACTGGACAACGGCTCAGGCCTCGAAAGCTCCGGCTTTAACGGCGCGACCGTCAATACATTTCCCGGCTTCCAGTACCTCGCCTATGGCGATTCGGACTACGATGCACGTCATCGTTTCGTAGCTTCTTACGACTACGAAATCCCGATCTTCGCAAGTTGGAAGAACAACCTGATCGCGCGCGAAGCGCTCAGTGGATGGCACTTGACCGGAGTCACAGCTCTGCAAACCGGATTCCCCGTCACCATCACCAACTCCGGCACGTTCAATTCGCTGTATTGCGATCAGTACACCTATTATTCGTGCCCGGATAACGTGGAAACCTCCACCTTCAGCGTCAAGTCGCTCGATGTCCGCAAGACGGGCAATTGGTTCGACAACTCAATCTTTTCCCAGGAGCCCGTAGGCGCCTTCGGCAATGCGAAGCGCAACTTCTTCCATGGCCCCGGCTTCAACTACACCAACCTGGAGCTGGCAAAGAACTTCCCGCTCGGTGCTGAAGGTCAGCGCTACATCCAGTTGCGTCTTGAATCCTTCAACGCCTTCAATCACGCCAACTTCTCCAACCCTGACGCAAACTTCACCGACGGCGCGCAGTTCGGTGCTGTCCAGTCCGTTGTTGGAGCCAGCACCGCTGACGTAAACGCCGATCCGCAACCTGGACGCGCCGTGCAGTTGGCCGCGAAATTCTACTTTTGA
- a CDS encoding sodium:solute symporter family protein, producing the protein MSHLYAVVVGAIVLTLLVVSLTRLGKVKTKADYLVAGRSLPAFVLVFTLLSSWIGSGSLLGGAENAYNHGLVALWQGGGGWAGLLLIYFIAPRARRSAKFTIPDLLESRYNQTARVLGVIAVLFAYTAITSYQLIGGGDILSLIFPTVISPDFGKYIMAAFVIVFTAIAGMSSVAYMDVVIGLLATVTMLIALPVLMHSVGGWSGFHAELPASHFTPLGDDTLMQALELFVPTCLLMLGNQAMYQKFFSAKSEKDARVAVVGWICGTVVLETVIVLLAMVGHVLAIKSGASPFPREILAFTALHSLPGLLGALLMGAIFAKIISTANNFLFSPATNLVNDIFVRYIAPEASNKRILIVSRLMVVLLGIWALYQALHTGSVLKKALYAYTIYSAALTPVILAAFYSKRVNAAGAVTAIFAGTFITVFWDSSFVHNHLPAVLAQRDAIFPALIVAVLCLVVVSALTKPPRKDQVAIFFGEKA; encoded by the coding sequence ATGAGTCATCTCTACGCCGTGGTGGTCGGCGCTATCGTTCTTACTCTGCTTGTGGTGTCGCTGACACGGCTGGGCAAGGTCAAGACCAAGGCTGATTATCTGGTTGCGGGGCGGTCGCTGCCAGCGTTTGTGCTGGTGTTTACGCTGCTCTCTTCGTGGATCGGGTCGGGGTCGCTGCTGGGCGGCGCGGAGAATGCTTACAACCACGGGCTGGTGGCCCTGTGGCAGGGCGGCGGCGGATGGGCGGGGCTGCTGCTGATCTACTTTATTGCGCCAAGGGCGCGGCGGTCGGCGAAGTTTACGATTCCCGATTTGCTGGAGTCTCGCTATAACCAGACGGCGCGCGTGCTGGGCGTGATTGCGGTGCTGTTTGCGTACACGGCGATTACGAGCTATCAGCTGATTGGCGGCGGAGATATTCTCAGCCTGATTTTTCCCACGGTGATCTCGCCGGATTTCGGCAAATACATCATGGCGGCGTTTGTGATTGTGTTTACGGCGATTGCCGGGATGTCGTCGGTCGCGTATATGGATGTGGTGATCGGGCTGCTGGCGACGGTAACAATGCTGATTGCGCTGCCGGTGCTGATGCATTCGGTGGGCGGATGGAGCGGATTTCATGCGGAGCTGCCTGCTTCGCATTTCACTCCGCTGGGGGATGACACTCTGATGCAGGCGTTGGAGTTGTTTGTGCCGACGTGCCTGCTGATGCTGGGGAATCAGGCGATGTATCAGAAGTTTTTCTCGGCCAAGTCAGAGAAAGATGCGCGCGTGGCGGTAGTGGGGTGGATCTGCGGCACGGTAGTTCTGGAAACGGTGATTGTGCTGCTCGCGATGGTAGGGCATGTGCTGGCGATCAAGAGCGGCGCGTCACCGTTTCCGCGGGAGATTCTGGCGTTTACAGCGCTGCACAGTTTGCCAGGACTGCTGGGTGCGCTGCTGATGGGCGCGATCTTCGCGAAGATTATTTCGACGGCGAATAATTTTCTGTTCTCGCCTGCGACCAACCTGGTGAATGACATTTTCGTGCGCTACATTGCGCCGGAGGCTTCGAATAAGCGGATTCTGATCGTTTCGCGATTGATGGTGGTGCTGCTGGGGATCTGGGCGCTGTATCAGGCGCTGCATACCGGGTCGGTGCTGAAAAAGGCGCTGTATGCTTACACCATTTATTCGGCGGCGCTGACGCCGGTGATTCTGGCGGCTTTTTATTCGAAGCGCGTGAATGCGGCCGGCGCGGTGACTGCGATTTTCGCGGGTACATTTATTACTGTCTTCTGGGATTCGAGCTTCGTGCACAATCATTTGCCC
- a CDS encoding TonB-dependent receptor, protein MPRATKSLPLLFLLLLMAGTSLIAQTSKGTLAGVVRDASGAVVANATVTIESQLTGEVRTAQTNGGGEYRLDAINPSLYTINTSAQGFAANQIKDVEVTPSVVTSRDIMLSVGTVTGTVTVQGTTNGINLENGQLSGTIDTSDLKTLPIFSLNPIELATTIPGVQYVNPMLNLQGAGGNYEQIEVNGSRPRANNFMMDSQDINDVSLGGQAFQPQIPDIFQSVTVLTNSPAAEYGRAGGAVVNLVTKSGTNQFHGSAFELYSGSGLNSVDGQTRLITPKSSANKARYDEHQFGFTGGGPVWRNKLFLFGASQWTRFYGNSNSSPIELPDQNGYNVLTSIGGPNVALLQGLLNSGTYLNQYNFVGATAPINVGQPTTGASGACPASGCVVTTGLFERPPVPQQEPDLQYIIRGDYTPNQKDSFAVRFLRDNATFTPDLGLNTSGLPGFDGEVGGPSYLSYVNWTHVFSPRLLNEFRASMTRIDFLFQATPETNANPLAKNYSLEFQDAYNGGSTPSFPVLGISQNIPQGRLENFYQFQDTVSWNIGRQSIRMGADIGRILETDLVAQEALGQLTVTSSAGFTGMGNYLNDNLGKGGTATRTFGPTRFDPHIWRSAGFVQDDVKVMPDLTLNLGLRYDYITDPSNSLPYPGIDVEDPFAPITNVYKVNTGNLNFGPRFGFAYAPSGGGWLGSGKTVVHGGAGIFYDTDFSNIPVNSAQSSPNAVSTTLISQDPTGLGNALSLVPSITPAPISPFSSVLSVDKNLVNPRVYQWNLGIERALPADLKFTFNYVGTRGRKLYANQQYNYFDFNTGERLNPDRGAVNARGNTAASEYDSLQAELSRRFSHGLTFRAAYTYGKNLDNGSEVFTLFNSSTSYSANLAPGGRRQDWGASAFDFPQFFSVAYTWAPLGIRSDNHTTDMLLSGLTRHWSFSGVTQLQAGPPSTFTLPGVDTNGDGSATNDRPIIGSVHAPINTAGIDGFYIGGTPGVYYDYGQFNSTGNVVVVSPSQVHWLIPYGPQFMPLEVGRNSFRNPGTTIWNVAAEKDIPAPWTHLESATFQLRAEVQNIGNHNDVGVLDTSLLDIGTTSFMNTTNARATTNRNLRFWLKFSF, encoded by the coding sequence ATGCCAAGAGCGACCAAATCTTTGCCTTTGTTATTTCTTCTGCTGTTAATGGCGGGTACTTCCTTGATCGCGCAAACGAGCAAGGGAACACTTGCTGGCGTTGTCCGCGATGCAAGCGGCGCCGTCGTGGCGAACGCAACAGTTACCATCGAGAGCCAGTTGACGGGTGAAGTTCGCACCGCCCAAACAAATGGGGGCGGAGAATACCGGCTCGATGCAATCAATCCCAGCTTGTACACCATCAACACCTCTGCTCAGGGATTTGCCGCGAATCAAATTAAAGACGTAGAAGTGACCCCCTCAGTGGTAACCTCGCGCGACATCATGTTGAGTGTTGGCACGGTCACCGGGACTGTCACCGTTCAGGGCACGACGAACGGCATCAACCTTGAAAACGGACAGCTTTCAGGCACGATTGACACCAGCGATCTGAAAACGCTGCCGATCTTCTCCCTGAATCCAATTGAGCTCGCCACAACCATCCCCGGCGTTCAATATGTCAACCCCATGCTGAACCTCCAAGGCGCTGGCGGCAATTACGAGCAGATTGAAGTGAACGGTTCGCGTCCGCGCGCCAACAACTTCATGATGGACAGCCAGGACATCAATGACGTGAGTCTTGGCGGCCAGGCATTTCAGCCGCAGATTCCCGACATCTTTCAATCCGTCACGGTGCTGACGAATTCTCCGGCGGCTGAGTATGGACGCGCAGGTGGCGCCGTTGTCAACCTGGTGACGAAATCCGGCACCAATCAGTTCCATGGCTCAGCGTTTGAGCTGTATTCCGGATCGGGGCTCAATTCAGTCGATGGCCAGACCCGCCTGATCACGCCCAAGAGTTCTGCCAACAAGGCGCGGTATGACGAGCACCAGTTTGGATTCACCGGAGGTGGCCCCGTATGGAGAAACAAGCTGTTTCTCTTCGGAGCTTCGCAGTGGACCCGCTTCTATGGCAATTCAAACTCATCCCCGATTGAACTGCCCGACCAGAACGGCTACAACGTGCTGACTTCCATTGGCGGACCCAATGTAGCGCTTCTGCAGGGTCTGCTCAACAGCGGCACATACCTGAATCAGTACAACTTCGTCGGCGCGACAGCGCCAATCAATGTCGGCCAGCCCACCACCGGCGCTTCTGGCGCCTGCCCTGCAAGCGGCTGCGTCGTTACCACCGGCCTGTTCGAGCGTCCCCCCGTTCCTCAGCAGGAGCCTGATCTGCAATACATCATTCGCGGCGACTACACTCCGAATCAGAAGGATTCATTTGCCGTCCGCTTCCTGCGCGACAATGCAACCTTTACTCCGGATCTTGGTCTGAACACTTCCGGCTTGCCCGGCTTCGATGGAGAGGTCGGAGGGCCGTCATATCTCAGCTATGTGAACTGGACGCATGTTTTCAGCCCGCGTCTTCTCAACGAATTCCGCGCCTCTATGACGCGCATCGATTTTCTCTTCCAGGCCACGCCCGAGACGAACGCGAATCCGCTGGCAAAGAACTATTCTCTTGAGTTCCAGGACGCGTACAACGGTGGAAGCACTCCGTCCTTTCCAGTTCTAGGCATCTCCCAGAACATTCCTCAGGGTCGTCTGGAAAACTTCTATCAGTTTCAGGACACAGTAAGCTGGAACATCGGCAGACAGTCCATTCGCATGGGAGCCGACATCGGCCGCATCCTGGAAACCGATCTGGTGGCTCAGGAAGCGCTGGGGCAGTTGACAGTCACGAGCAGCGCGGGCTTCACGGGCATGGGCAATTACCTGAATGACAATCTGGGCAAGGGCGGCACAGCCACGCGGACGTTTGGCCCCACACGCTTCGATCCACATATCTGGCGTTCAGCCGGCTTTGTTCAGGATGACGTCAAAGTGATGCCCGATCTCACCCTGAATCTCGGCCTTCGCTATGACTACATCACAGATCCAAGCAACTCCTTGCCATATCCGGGAATTGATGTAGAGGATCCCTTCGCGCCAATTACGAACGTTTACAAGGTCAATACCGGCAACTTGAACTTTGGGCCGCGTTTCGGCTTTGCTTATGCTCCCAGCGGAGGTGGCTGGCTGGGCAGCGGCAAGACTGTCGTGCACGGCGGCGCCGGTATCTTCTACGATACGGACTTCAGCAACATTCCGGTCAATTCCGCTCAGTCTTCGCCCAACGCCGTATCGACAACCTTGATTTCGCAAGATCCGACTGGCTTGGGCAACGCTCTCAGCTTGGTTCCATCCATTACGCCCGCTCCGATCAGCCCGTTCTCAAGTGTGTTGAGCGTCGATAAGAACCTGGTCAATCCGCGCGTATACCAGTGGAACCTGGGAATTGAACGTGCCCTGCCGGCGGACCTGAAGTTTACCTTCAACTACGTCGGCACCCGCGGACGTAAGCTGTATGCCAATCAGCAATACAACTACTTCGACTTCAACACCGGCGAACGGCTGAACCCCGATCGTGGCGCCGTGAATGCACGCGGAAACACCGCCGCTTCGGAATACGACAGCCTCCAGGCAGAGTTGTCGCGGAGGTTCTCGCACGGCCTCACTTTCCGCGCCGCATATACCTACGGTAAGAACCTGGACAACGGTTCCGAAGTCTTCACCCTCTTCAACAGCAGCACTTCGTACAGCGCGAACCTCGCTCCAGGTGGTCGCCGTCAGGACTGGGGCGCTTCCGCCTTTGATTTTCCGCAGTTCTTTTCCGTCGCCTACACTTGGGCGCCGCTCGGCATCCGGTCTGACAACCATACAACAGACATGCTGTTAAGCGGCCTTACCCGGCATTGGTCATTCTCTGGAGTCACGCAACTGCAGGCCGGGCCGCCCAGCACCTTCACTCTTCCCGGCGTCGACACGAACGGCGATGGCAGTGCTACCAACGATCGGCCTATCATTGGAAGCGTTCATGCTCCCATCAACACCGCAGGGATTGACGGTTTCTACATTGGAGGAACTCCGGGTGTCTATTACGACTATGGACAATTCAATTCAACCGGCAATGTGGTTGTCGTAAGCCCAAGCCAGGTCCATTGGCTGATTCCATACGGGCCGCAATTCATGCCCCTTGAGGTCGGTCGCAACAGCTTCCGCAACCCCGGAACAACCATCTGGAACGTGGCTGCCGAGAAGGACATTCCGGCTCCATGGACCCACCTTGAGAGCGCAACATTCCAGCTTCGGGCAGAAGTGCAGAACATCGGCAATCACAACGATGTTGGAGTTCTTGACACCAGCCTGCTGGACATCGGAACCACGAGCTTCATGAATACTACGAATGCTCGCGCCACCACCAACCGGAACTTGCGCTTCTGGCTGAAGTTCAGCTTCTGA
- a CDS encoding YggS family pyridoxal phosphate-dependent enzyme, with product MFTSEAIQENVVRIAERIHSACARSGRRESQVKLMAVSKTHPAEAIAAGFAAGLRLFGENRVQEFQQKASDLKGLGLDVEGLAAASGESAAVHLIGHLQSNKSARAAEIFSGVDTVDSLRLAQRLDEAAKKLGRRLPVLVEIKLSDEAAKSGLGAESPELAELLERLPDLGNLEMRGLMTVAPLDENPETARACFRRLRLLRDERAARHQRLDFGELSMGMSGDFEIAVEEGSTLVRIGTAIFGARPKPA from the coding sequence ATGTTCACGAGCGAAGCGATCCAAGAAAATGTCGTCCGTATTGCGGAGAGAATCCATTCGGCCTGTGCGCGCTCAGGGCGGAGGGAAAGCCAAGTAAAGTTGATGGCTGTTTCGAAGACGCACCCGGCCGAGGCGATTGCGGCCGGCTTTGCGGCGGGGCTGCGGCTGTTTGGCGAGAACAGGGTGCAGGAATTTCAGCAAAAGGCCAGCGATTTAAAGGGCTTAGGGTTAGACGTCGAAGGACTTGCGGCGGCTTCTGGTGAGAGTGCGGCGGTTCATTTGATTGGACATCTGCAGTCGAACAAGAGCGCGCGGGCGGCGGAGATTTTCTCTGGCGTTGACACGGTCGATTCACTGCGACTGGCGCAGAGGCTGGATGAGGCGGCAAAGAAACTTGGGCGCAGGCTGCCGGTGCTGGTCGAGATCAAGCTGAGCGATGAGGCGGCGAAGAGTGGACTTGGTGCTGAGTCGCCGGAACTGGCTGAGTTGCTGGAGCGGCTGCCGGATCTTGGCAATCTTGAGATGCGCGGGCTGATGACAGTGGCGCCGCTTGATGAAAATCCGGAGACAGCACGGGCTTGTTTTCGGCGGCTGCGGTTGCTGCGGGATGAGCGGGCGGCACGGCACCAGCGACTGGATTTCGGCGAGCTATCGATGGGGATGTCGGGCGATTTTGAGATTGCCGTTGAGGAAGGGTCGACGCTGGTGCGGATCGGGACGGCGATCTTTGGGGCTCGGCCTAAACCGGCATGA